In the Corynebacterium suedekumii genome, one interval contains:
- a CDS encoding alpha-1,4-glucan--maltose-1-phosphate maltosyltransferase — protein sequence MTGRLGIDDVRPQISGRLYPAKAVVGEVVPVTALVWREGHDAVSATLNVISPGGAETVAIQMTPEPLNQDRVHGVFVPDAPGTWTFRVDAWSDVFATWRNAVTKKRGAGQGAAELANDLAHGADLFDRAAAQAPADVAPRLREAAVGLRAGDRDVDARVELALSDEVTGILAEYPLRDLLVHGPICEISVERRDALVNSWYELFPRSTGGRDEQGRPVHGTFATTAQALDRVAAMGFDTVYFPPIHPIGEVNRKGRNNTLTPDATDVGSPWAIGSADGGHDAVHPELGTVEDFRALLARAEELGLEVALDLALQAAPDHPWARDHRDFFTELADGTIAYAENPPKKYQDIYPINFDNNPTAIYDEVYRVVKYWTDLGVRTFRVDNPHTKPANFWQWLIARIHETDPDVIFLAEAFTRPARLYGLAKLGFSQSYTYFTWKTDKQELTEFASEIRDAADISRPNLFVNTPDILHESLQTGGRAMFAIRASLAATMSPLWGVYSGYELYEHQAVAPGSEEYLDSEKYELRPRDFAAALSSGDSLEPYLTLLNDIRRENPALQQLRNLTFHDVDNDQLLAYSKVDAVTGNAVLVVVNLDPRNAQEGTITVDLPAIGQQPGASYGVTDAVTGATWTWGERNFVRLVPTLDVAHVLVLPTVPEQRREALAWRRVEDYRA from the coding sequence ATGACAGGTCGACTCGGAATCGATGACGTCCGCCCCCAGATCTCCGGACGGTTGTACCCCGCGAAGGCCGTCGTCGGCGAGGTCGTGCCCGTCACCGCCCTGGTGTGGCGGGAGGGCCATGACGCGGTCTCGGCCACCCTCAACGTCATCTCCCCCGGCGGGGCCGAGACGGTGGCCATCCAGATGACCCCGGAGCCGCTTAACCAGGACCGCGTCCACGGGGTGTTCGTCCCGGACGCCCCCGGCACGTGGACCTTCCGGGTCGACGCCTGGTCGGACGTGTTCGCCACCTGGCGCAACGCCGTGACCAAGAAGCGCGGCGCCGGGCAGGGCGCGGCCGAGCTGGCCAATGACCTGGCCCACGGCGCGGACCTGTTCGACCGGGCGGCGGCCCAGGCCCCGGCCGACGTCGCCCCCCGCCTGCGGGAGGCCGCGGTAGGCCTCCGCGCAGGTGACCGGGACGTCGACGCCCGCGTCGAGCTGGCCCTGTCCGACGAGGTCACCGGCATCCTCGCCGAGTACCCGCTGCGTGACCTGCTGGTCCACGGCCCGATCTGCGAGATCTCCGTCGAACGGCGCGACGCGCTGGTCAACTCCTGGTACGAGCTGTTCCCCCGCTCCACCGGCGGGCGCGACGAGCAGGGCAGGCCCGTCCACGGCACCTTCGCCACCACCGCGCAGGCGCTCGACCGGGTCGCCGCCATGGGCTTCGACACCGTCTACTTCCCGCCGATCCACCCCATCGGTGAGGTCAACCGCAAGGGCCGCAACAACACCCTCACCCCGGACGCCACCGACGTCGGCTCCCCGTGGGCGATCGGCTCCGCCGACGGTGGCCACGACGCCGTCCACCCCGAGCTGGGCACCGTCGAGGACTTCCGGGCGTTGCTGGCCCGCGCCGAGGAACTGGGCCTGGAGGTCGCCCTCGACCTGGCCCTGCAGGCCGCCCCCGACCACCCGTGGGCCCGCGACCACCGTGACTTCTTCACCGAGCTGGCGGACGGCACCATCGCCTACGCCGAGAACCCACCGAAGAAGTACCAGGACATCTACCCCATCAACTTCGACAACAACCCGACCGCGATCTACGACGAGGTCTACCGGGTGGTCAAGTACTGGACCGACCTGGGCGTGCGCACCTTCCGCGTGGACAACCCGCACACCAAGCCCGCGAACTTCTGGCAGTGGCTCATCGCCCGGATCCACGAGACCGACCCGGACGTCATCTTCCTCGCCGAGGCGTTCACCCGCCCGGCCCGCCTCTACGGCCTGGCCAAGCTCGGGTTCTCTCAGTCCTACACCTACTTCACGTGGAAGACGGACAAGCAGGAGCTGACCGAGTTCGCCTCGGAGATCCGGGATGCGGCCGACATCTCCCGCCCGAACCTGTTCGTCAACACCCCGGACATCCTCCACGAGTCCCTGCAGACCGGTGGCCGGGCCATGTTCGCCATCCGGGCGTCCCTGGCCGCGACCATGTCCCCGCTGTGGGGCGTGTACTCCGGTTATGAACTCTACGAGCACCAGGCCGTCGCCCCGGGCTCCGAGGAGTACCTCGACTCGGAGAAGTACGAGCTGCGCCCCCGCGACTTCGCCGCGGCCCTGTCCTCGGGGGATTCCCTCGAGCCCTACCTCACCCTGCTCAATGACATCCGCCGGGAGAACCCCGCACTGCAGCAGCTGCGCAACCTCACTTTCCACGACGTGGACAACGACCAGCTGCTCGCCTACTCCAAGGTCGACGCCGTCACCGGCAACGCCGTGCTCGTCGTGGTCAACCTCGACCCGCGCAACGCCCAGGAGGGCACGATCACCGTGGACCTGCCCGCGATCGGGCAGCAGCCGGGCGCCAGCTACGGCGTCACCGACGCCGTCACCGGGGCCACCTGGACGTGGGGGGAGCGCAACTTCGTCCGCCTCGTCCCCACCCTCGATGTCGCGCACGTCCTGGTCCTGCCGACCGTGCCGGAGCAACGCCGCGAGGCCCTGGCCTGGCGTCGGGTCGAGGACTACCGGGCCTGA
- a CDS encoding ABC transporter ATP-binding protein encodes MGGVTDNADEFADEFNEDLLVDFRDVTFRRGGRTLVGPVTWQVELDERWVIIGPNGAGKTTLIRMAAAEEFPSSGTAFVMGEQLGRTDMRDLRSMIGISSSALGNRIPAGEKVGDLVVSAGYAVLGRWREEYEEMDFDQAVDTLEQVGAYHLMDREWGTLSEGERKRVLIARALMANPELLILDEPGAGMDLGGREDLVGYLGDLAMDADAPAIVMITHHVEEIPFGFTHALLLDEGQVVAQGLIDTVMTSENLSRTFHQPIDVAKIGDRFFARRIRPGGNHRR; translated from the coding sequence ATGGGGGGCGTGACTGACAACGCTGATGAGTTCGCTGACGAGTTCAATGAGGACCTGCTGGTCGATTTCCGGGACGTCACCTTCCGGCGTGGGGGCCGCACCCTCGTCGGGCCGGTGACCTGGCAGGTTGAACTGGATGAACGGTGGGTGATCATCGGCCCCAACGGTGCGGGCAAGACGACCCTGATCCGGATGGCAGCGGCGGAAGAGTTCCCGTCGAGCGGTACGGCGTTCGTCATGGGGGAGCAGCTGGGGCGGACCGACATGCGGGACCTGCGCTCCATGATCGGAATCTCCTCCTCCGCCCTGGGCAACCGCATCCCCGCCGGGGAGAAGGTCGGTGACCTCGTCGTCTCCGCCGGGTACGCCGTCCTCGGCCGCTGGCGGGAGGAGTACGAGGAGATGGACTTCGACCAGGCCGTGGACACCCTCGAGCAGGTCGGCGCGTACCACCTCATGGACCGCGAATGGGGCACTCTGTCGGAGGGCGAGCGCAAGCGCGTGCTCATCGCCCGGGCGCTGATGGCGAACCCGGAGCTGCTCATCCTCGACGAACCGGGCGCGGGCATGGACCTCGGTGGCCGCGAGGATCTCGTCGGCTACCTCGGGGACCTGGCGATGGACGCGGATGCCCCGGCGATCGTGATGATCACCCACCACGTGGAGGAGATCCCCTTCGGCTTCACCCACGCCCTCCTGCTCGATGAGGGGCAGGTGGTCGCCCAGGGGCTCATCGACACGGTGATGACCAGTGAGAACCTCTCCCGCACCTTCCACCAGCCCATCGACGTGGCCAAGATCGGCGACCGGTTCTTCGCCCGCCGGATCCGCCCGGGCGGGAACCACCGGCGCTGA
- a CDS encoding NUDIX hydrolase, with translation MAHQGAPTGYDQARLATTVILVRDAPDGLQVWAQERVSTMRNYPGMTVFPGGGVDRRDFPSGDWDHSALWTGPSVDDMADRLGLNPEQAHAVVFAAVRELFEETGTLLAVHEDGTAIGDASPYHADRMALTSHEKSLTDVLSERCLRVRSDLLSPWARWVGGWRNQHWFDTVSFIALAPAGQDPDGDTSEADDAGWFPPQLLLDGWAHGLVRMAIPTWAQMRFLAAYPTAREAMAAADSMDLNPVVGDPVDDPRFAEYFHTRRIDRI, from the coding sequence GTGGCACACCAGGGCGCCCCCACGGGCTATGACCAGGCCCGCCTGGCCACGACCGTCATCCTCGTCCGTGACGCCCCCGACGGGCTGCAGGTGTGGGCGCAGGAGCGGGTGTCCACGATGCGCAACTACCCCGGGATGACCGTGTTCCCGGGCGGGGGAGTGGACCGCCGGGATTTCCCCTCCGGGGACTGGGACCACAGTGCCCTGTGGACGGGTCCGTCGGTCGATGACATGGCCGACCGGCTCGGCCTCAACCCGGAGCAGGCCCACGCGGTGGTCTTCGCCGCGGTCCGGGAGCTGTTCGAGGAGACCGGCACGCTGCTCGCCGTCCACGAGGACGGCACCGCCATCGGGGACGCGAGCCCGTACCACGCCGACCGGATGGCGTTGACCTCCCACGAGAAGTCGCTCACCGACGTCCTCAGTGAGCGCTGCCTGCGGGTGCGCTCCGATCTGCTCAGCCCCTGGGCCCGCTGGGTCGGGGGCTGGCGCAACCAGCACTGGTTCGACACCGTCTCCTTCATCGCACTCGCCCCCGCCGGGCAGGACCCCGACGGGGACACCAGCGAGGCGGATGACGCCGGCTGGTTCCCGCCGCAGCTGCTGCTCGACGGCTGGGCCCACGGCCTGGTCCGCATGGCCATCCCGACCTGGGCGCAGATGCGCTTCCTCGCCGCCTACCCCACGGCCCGGGAGGCGATGGCGGCCGCCGACTCCATGGACCTCAACCCGGTGGTCGGGGACCCGGTGGATGACCCGCGCTTCGCCGAGTACTTCCACACCCGCCGGATCGACCGGATCTGA
- a CDS encoding THUMP-like domain-containing protein: MAFDRDEVAFLAAHTDDITEVTGELGLTSSSTLADAAVLRTRFGTYGRAVAELVRARASAAGKFPATWLTDSDAAQQATPQVVADLRAARLARVLGEGALIHDVTCSVGTEGAPIREAGLRYLGSDLDDVRLRMARHNLGEQAWLARADALAPVSSPAAVVADPARRAGGRRITRPDQLLPPLPDLIGAWAGTELAVKCAPGLDFSDWDGLVSLVSVDGGVKEACLYTPGLAEGVSREAVTFSHGHLDRITDAEPDEVAVADPGTFLIDPDGAVVRAGLVRHYGHREGLWMLDERIAYLTGDRIPVGRSGFRILEQVPLKKLKAALQSHGAGSVEILVRGVDVDPDVLRKKLRLTGSRPMAVVCTRIGRAGVALVCEAREWATDDAVG; encoded by the coding sequence GTGGCCTTCGACCGCGACGAGGTGGCCTTCCTGGCCGCCCACACCGACGACATCACCGAGGTGACCGGCGAGCTCGGCCTGACGTCCTCGAGCACGCTTGCCGACGCCGCCGTGCTCCGCACCCGCTTCGGCACGTACGGCCGAGCCGTCGCGGAACTGGTCCGCGCCCGCGCCTCCGCCGCGGGGAAGTTCCCCGCCACCTGGCTCACCGACTCCGACGCCGCCCAGCAGGCCACCCCGCAGGTGGTGGCGGACCTGCGGGCCGCCCGCCTGGCCCGGGTCCTAGGTGAGGGGGCACTGATCCACGACGTGACCTGCTCGGTGGGGACGGAGGGGGCGCCGATCCGGGAGGCGGGCCTGCGCTACCTCGGCAGCGACCTCGACGACGTGCGCCTGCGCATGGCCCGCCACAACCTGGGGGAGCAGGCGTGGCTGGCCCGAGCTGACGCCCTGGCCCCCGTCAGCAGTCCGGCGGCGGTCGTCGCCGACCCCGCGCGCCGGGCCGGTGGTCGACGGATCACCCGCCCCGACCAGCTGCTGCCCCCGCTGCCGGACCTCATTGGTGCCTGGGCGGGCACCGAGCTGGCCGTCAAGTGCGCCCCGGGGCTGGACTTCTCGGACTGGGACGGGCTGGTCAGCCTCGTCAGCGTCGACGGCGGTGTCAAGGAGGCCTGCCTCTACACCCCCGGCCTGGCCGAGGGCGTGAGCCGGGAGGCCGTGACGTTCTCCCACGGCCACCTCGACCGGATCACCGACGCCGAGCCCGACGAGGTCGCGGTCGCCGACCCCGGCACCTTCCTCATCGACCCGGACGGGGCCGTCGTCCGCGCCGGGCTGGTCCGTCACTACGGTCACCGGGAGGGGTTGTGGATGCTCGACGAACGCATCGCCTACCTCACCGGCGACCGGATCCCCGTCGGCCGCAGTGGATTCCGGATCCTCGAGCAGGTGCCGCTGAAGAAGCTCAAGGCAGCGCTCCAGTCGCACGGGGCCGGCAGCGTGGAGATCCTCGTCCGGGGCGTCGACGTCGACCCGGACGTGCTCCGGAAGAAGCTCAGGCTCACCGGATCCCGCCCCATGGCGGTGGTGTGCACCCGCATCGGCCGGGCGGGCGTGGCCCTGGTCTGCGAGGCCCGGGAGTGGGCCACAGACGACGCGGTCGGTTAA
- a CDS encoding electron transfer flavoprotein subunit beta/FixA family protein gives MPTIVALVKHVPDTWSAKTLEADNTLDRVSVDSVIDEINEYAMEQALKLRDDNPDAGLRVVALTMGPAGADEALRKALAMGADDAVHVLDEALAGSDVLGTTWALTNALNTIEDVQIIVAGNSSSDGAMGALPGILAEYRQVPALTNVRSVTLDGQTLTAVRETAEGRHELAAQLPAIVSVTDKADKPRFPNFKGLMAAKKHEITVVDLAAIGVSPEQVGLAHSATAVTAATERPARAGGDVIRGEDAATKVADFLAAEKFL, from the coding sequence ATGCCCACGATCGTCGCGCTGGTCAAACACGTCCCGGACACCTGGTCCGCCAAGACCCTGGAGGCGGACAACACCCTCGACCGTGTCTCCGTCGACTCGGTGATCGACGAGATCAACGAATACGCCATGGAACAGGCCCTCAAGCTCCGCGACGACAACCCGGACGCCGGTCTCCGCGTCGTCGCCCTGACCATGGGACCGGCCGGTGCGGACGAGGCGCTGCGCAAGGCCCTGGCCATGGGCGCGGACGACGCCGTCCACGTCCTCGACGAGGCACTCGCCGGCTCCGACGTCCTGGGCACCACCTGGGCCCTGACGAACGCGCTCAACACCATCGAGGACGTGCAGATCATCGTCGCCGGCAACTCCTCCTCCGACGGTGCCATGGGAGCCCTGCCCGGCATCCTCGCCGAGTACCGCCAGGTCCCGGCCCTGACCAACGTCCGCTCCGTCACCCTCGACGGCCAGACGCTCACCGCCGTGCGGGAGACCGCCGAGGGGCGCCACGAGCTCGCCGCCCAGCTTCCGGCCATCGTCTCGGTGACCGACAAGGCCGACAAGCCGCGCTTCCCCAACTTCAAGGGCCTCATGGCCGCGAAGAAGCACGAGATCACCGTCGTCGACCTCGCCGCCATCGGCGTCTCGCCCGAGCAGGTCGGCCTCGCCCACTCGGCCACCGCCGTCACCGCCGCCACCGAGCGTCCCGCCCGCGCCGGCGGCGACGTCATCCGTGGTGAGGATGCCGCGACGAAGGTCGCCGACTTCCTGGCCGCCGAGAAGTTCCTCTAG
- a CDS encoding electron transfer flavoprotein subunit alpha/FixB family protein, protein MSTVYVLVEHDGTDLTATTAELITAARPLGEVTAVVVGTPGTAQGLAPRLAEAGAATVVAAEAADADTRLILPAVDALSMLAAADPAPILVTAGPTGNEIAGRLAARLASGVLCDVVSVNADRTAEQSVFGDTVQVSAAVGGASPIYTVRPGAVEAAPIAAAGTLTQLPLPEATAKDVRVTGFTPAERGDRPDLAQAKVVIAGGRGLGSREGFTELAEKLADALGGAVGATRDAVDLDWYDGNYQIGQTGVTVSPDLYIGLGVSGAIQHTSGMQTAKKIVVVNNDEDAPIFQIADLGVVGDVADVVPALITEIESRK, encoded by the coding sequence ATGTCCACTGTTTACGTACTGGTCGAGCACGACGGCACCGACCTGACCGCCACCACCGCCGAGCTGATCACCGCCGCCCGCCCGCTCGGTGAAGTCACCGCCGTGGTCGTCGGCACCCCCGGCACCGCCCAGGGCCTCGCGCCCCGGCTGGCGGAGGCCGGCGCCGCCACCGTCGTCGCCGCCGAGGCCGCCGACGCCGACACCCGCCTCATCCTCCCGGCCGTCGACGCGCTCTCCATGCTCGCCGCCGCCGACCCCGCCCCGATCCTCGTCACCGCCGGTCCGACGGGCAACGAGATCGCCGGCCGCCTCGCCGCCCGCTTGGCCTCCGGTGTGCTCTGCGACGTCGTCTCCGTCAACGCCGACCGCACCGCCGAGCAGTCCGTCTTCGGCGACACCGTCCAGGTCTCCGCGGCCGTGGGCGGCGCCAGCCCGATCTACACCGTCCGTCCGGGCGCGGTCGAGGCCGCCCCGATCGCCGCCGCCGGCACGCTCACCCAGCTGCCGCTGCCCGAGGCCACCGCCAAGGACGTCCGCGTCACCGGTTTTACCCCGGCCGAGCGCGGCGACCGCCCCGACCTGGCGCAGGCCAAGGTCGTCATCGCCGGTGGCCGCGGCCTCGGTTCCCGCGAGGGCTTCACCGAACTCGCCGAGAAGCTCGCCGACGCCCTCGGCGGTGCCGTCGGCGCCACCCGCGACGCCGTGGACCTCGACTGGTACGACGGTAACTACCAGATCGGCCAGACCGGTGTCACCGTCTCCCCGGACCTCTACATCGGCCTCGGCGTCTCCGGTGCGATCCAGCACACCTCCGGCATGCAGACCGCGAAGAAGATCGTCGTGGTCAACAACGACGAGGACGCCCCCATCTTCCAGATCGCCGACCTCGGCGTCGTCGGTGATGTCGCCGACGTGGTCCCGGCGCTCATCACCGAGATCGAGTCCCGGAAGTAG
- a CDS encoding cysteine desulfurase family protein gives MRQVAVDAWVEHAQALNPGSQYRSGRAARSVLDDARETIAGLLGAEPIEVIFTASGTEADNLAVTGLYEASPLTRIITTPIEHPAVLETVRATGAQVDHLPVDATGHVCDLSLLDTPAAVATCMWANNETGAIQPVAEFAARATAAGTPTHVDAVQVVGRLPVDFHALGATTLAASAHKFGGPRGAGLLLARRSPAPVPVLHGGGQERGIRPGTLDVASAAAIAAALTEAVAEIDSEAARLAALRDRLREGILTRIDDVVVHTAEPALPGHLHLSFPGAEGDSLIMLLDQQGVEASTGSACSSGVNRASDVLLAAGVSDHDARGAVRFTLGRETTDDTVDAVLGVLPDVVARARAAGMAG, from the coding sequence ATGCGGCAGGTGGCCGTCGACGCCTGGGTCGAGCATGCGCAGGCGCTCAACCCCGGCAGCCAGTACCGCTCCGGCCGGGCCGCCCGCAGCGTGCTCGACGACGCCCGCGAGACCATCGCCGGTCTCCTGGGCGCCGAGCCCATCGAGGTGATCTTCACCGCCTCCGGCACCGAGGCCGACAACCTCGCCGTCACCGGCCTCTACGAGGCCAGCCCGCTCACCCGGATCATCACCACCCCCATCGAGCACCCGGCCGTCCTCGAGACCGTGCGGGCCACCGGTGCCCAGGTGGACCACCTGCCGGTCGACGCCACCGGCCACGTCTGCGATCTGTCCCTGCTGGACACCCCGGCCGCGGTGGCCACGTGCATGTGGGCCAACAACGAGACCGGCGCCATCCAGCCCGTCGCCGAGTTCGCCGCCCGAGCCACCGCCGCCGGAACCCCGACGCACGTCGACGCCGTCCAGGTCGTCGGCCGCCTGCCCGTCGACTTCCACGCCCTCGGCGCGACCACCCTGGCCGCCAGCGCCCACAAGTTCGGCGGCCCTCGCGGCGCCGGCCTGCTCCTGGCCCGGCGCTCACCGGCACCCGTGCCGGTGCTCCACGGCGGTGGCCAGGAACGCGGCATCCGCCCGGGCACCCTCGACGTCGCCTCCGCCGCTGCCATCGCCGCGGCCCTGACGGAGGCCGTGGCCGAGATCGACTCCGAGGCCGCCCGCCTCGCCGCCCTGCGGGACCGGCTGCGCGAGGGGATCCTCACGCGTATCGACGACGTCGTGGTCCACACCGCCGAACCCGCCCTGCCCGGCCATCTCCACCTGTCCTTCCCCGGAGCGGAGGGCGACAGTCTCATCATGCTGCTCGACCAGCAGGGGGTGGAGGCCTCCACCGGGTCGGCCTGCTCTAGCGGCGTCAACCGGGCCAGCGACGTCCTCCTCGCCGCCGGGGTCAGCGACCACGACGCCCGCGGGGCCGTCCGTTTCACCCTCGGACGGGAGACCACCGACGACACCGTCGACGCCGTCCTCGGTGTGCTGCCCGACGTGGTCGCCCGGGCCCGCGCCGCCGGGATGGCGGGCTGA
- a CDS encoding type II toxin-antitoxin system HipA family toxin, with the protein MIADVRQIPEADVLVDGVPAASLRRTSEGVEFRYRDDYLSSGLPSAATTLPLSEKPVVTAGGAVPPFFAGLLPEGRRLSALRRSVKTSADDELSLLLAVGADPVGAVAVIPAGGPAAVPTPTVDLSDPAGADFSAALTSHGVPDPVAMAGVQDKASARTIAVPVTTAGSDAILKISPPEYPQLVENEAACFRIGSGNNLRIPYADTALLHDCHGRAGLMVRRFDRSGSRRMAVEDAAQLLGIWPAEKYTVSFEEVTDAITGVCYSPLLALRTVAFQLAMAWLTGNGDLHAKNLSVLHDGRGFVPSPVYDVPSTVPYGDHDLALRVGGSTTGLSRRRFLAYTDGRGLPRPVAESIADEALRLTEGAADVITSAAAYDARRTRDLTRVLAHRRRSWGA; encoded by the coding sequence GTGATCGCCGATGTCCGGCAGATACCCGAGGCGGATGTCCTGGTCGATGGTGTCCCCGCAGCATCTCTACGGAGGACGTCCGAGGGCGTGGAGTTCCGCTACCGGGACGACTATCTGTCCTCCGGCCTTCCGTCAGCGGCCACCACCCTTCCCCTCTCGGAGAAGCCTGTGGTGACCGCGGGTGGGGCGGTTCCTCCATTCTTTGCCGGGCTCCTCCCCGAGGGACGTCGGCTGAGCGCGTTGCGACGAAGTGTCAAAACCTCCGCGGACGACGAGCTGTCCCTGCTTCTCGCCGTCGGGGCGGATCCGGTCGGGGCGGTCGCCGTGATTCCGGCGGGAGGTCCCGCTGCCGTCCCCACCCCTACCGTGGACCTCAGCGATCCCGCCGGCGCAGACTTCAGTGCGGCACTGACCTCGCACGGGGTGCCCGATCCGGTGGCGATGGCCGGGGTGCAGGACAAGGCCTCCGCCCGGACGATTGCGGTCCCGGTCACAACTGCCGGATCAGACGCGATTCTCAAGATCTCACCCCCGGAGTATCCGCAACTCGTGGAGAACGAGGCCGCCTGCTTCCGAATCGGCTCCGGCAACAACCTGCGTATCCCCTACGCGGACACCGCGTTGCTTCATGATTGTCATGGTCGAGCGGGTCTCATGGTGCGGAGATTCGACCGGAGCGGGTCCCGGCGCATGGCGGTGGAGGACGCCGCCCAACTGCTGGGAATCTGGCCCGCGGAGAAGTACACGGTGAGCTTCGAGGAAGTCACGGACGCCATCACCGGAGTCTGCTATTCCCCTCTTCTGGCCCTACGGACTGTCGCGTTCCAGTTGGCAATGGCGTGGCTGACCGGGAACGGAGACCTGCACGCGAAGAATCTCTCCGTACTCCATGACGGCCGGGGATTCGTCCCCAGCCCCGTCTACGACGTCCCCAGCACCGTGCCGTACGGCGATCACGATCTCGCTCTGCGAGTGGGTGGTTCGACGACGGGCCTGAGTCGCAGGAGATTCCTCGCCTACACGGACGGCCGGGGACTGCCTCGCCCGGTGGCGGAATCCATCGCCGATGAGGCACTGCGCCTGACCGAGGGTGCCGCAGACGTCATCACCTCTGCCGCGGCTTACGATGCCCGACGGACCCGGGATCTCACCCGGGTTCTGGCTCATCGTCGACGTTCCTGGGGCGCCTGA
- a CDS encoding helix-turn-helix transcriptional regulator, which yields MTPTELGDATRIRRRDLGLRQAELAALAGVSERLIRDIESGKPSLRMDTLMKVLDVLGFTLELATWDPLTSRQGVRR from the coding sequence ATGACCCCTACGGAGCTCGGCGACGCCACCCGAATTCGACGCCGTGATCTCGGGCTCCGGCAGGCGGAGCTCGCCGCACTCGCTGGCGTGTCCGAACGACTGATCAGGGACATCGAAAGCGGAAAACCCAGCCTGCGCATGGACACCCTGATGAAGGTGCTCGACGTCCTCGGGTTCACCCTTGAGCTGGCCACCTGGGACCCGCTCACCTCCCGCCAGGGAGTTCGACGGTGA
- a CDS encoding spermidine synthase gives MARSRGKNRRTGNTAQDTADGGPVAGTHEITTGTAELVADDFYPDAWTLMVNGVPSSHVRIGHPEQLDFEYMRWMAAIIEPFVAEHLDPATLRVTHLGGAACSMARYLAHVWPESRHTVVELDATLATYVREWFDIPRAPTVKIRVGEAGEVTRGFVPASRDILIRDVFAGARTPAGLSTPSFFRAVHSSLAPGGLYVANCGDHSDLSNAKAELAGMAEVFDHLAVIADPPMLKGRRYGNIVLLGSDRELPADGSVEAAAITRELLGGAVPAQFKDETWTRRFFSGATPHPESPERSCRS, from the coding sequence ATGGCCAGATCACGCGGGAAGAATCGTCGCACCGGAAACACCGCCCAGGACACCGCTGACGGCGGACCGGTGGCCGGGACCCACGAGATCACCACCGGCACCGCCGAGCTCGTCGCCGACGACTTCTACCCGGACGCGTGGACCCTCATGGTCAACGGCGTCCCCTCCTCCCATGTCCGGATCGGCCATCCCGAGCAGCTTGACTTCGAGTACATGCGGTGGATGGCGGCGATCATCGAGCCCTTCGTCGCCGAGCACCTGGACCCCGCGACCTTGCGCGTCACCCATCTCGGTGGGGCCGCCTGCTCCATGGCCCGGTACCTCGCCCACGTGTGGCCGGAGTCCCGGCACACCGTCGTCGAGCTCGACGCGACACTGGCCACCTACGTGCGCGAGTGGTTCGACATCCCCCGCGCGCCGACAGTGAAGATCCGGGTCGGCGAGGCCGGCGAGGTCACCCGCGGCTTCGTCCCCGCCAGCCGCGACATCCTCATCCGGGACGTCTTCGCCGGAGCGCGCACCCCGGCCGGCTTATCGACGCCTTCCTTCTTCCGCGCCGTCCACTCCTCCCTCGCCCCCGGCGGGCTCTACGTGGCCAACTGCGGCGACCACTCCGACCTGTCCAACGCCAAAGCGGAACTGGCGGGCATGGCGGAGGTCTTCGACCACCTCGCGGTCATCGCCGATCCGCCGATGCTCAAGGGTCGGCGCTACGGCAACATCGTCCTGCTCGGTTCCGACCGGGAGCTGCCCGCCGACGGATCAGTTGAAGCTGCCGCCATCACCCGGGAACTGCTCGGCGGCGCGGTGCCGGCCCAGTTCAAGGACGAGACGTGGACGCGCCGATTCTTCTCCGGGGCCACACCCCACCCCGAGTCACCGGAGCGATCGTGCCGTTCATGA